One Lycium ferocissimum isolate CSIRO_LF1 unplaced genomic scaffold, AGI_CSIRO_Lferr_CH_V1 ctg2550, whole genome shotgun sequence genomic region harbors:
- the LOC132043499 gene encoding uncharacterized protein LOC132043499 isoform X3 has product MHLMGGRVLQEMVRIRWPQTAIPTFKIVASECVQKVREGEQICLVRMKLSWPLSAREALIHFFVFEYIQDGLIVVLLNSISDVDSVDRSTHGYSKEGIPLPQDVVRIDVVGGFAIQKVTDNRSYFRTIANMDIKLDLIPPSFINFVSRQLVGAGFKLYKKEVASVTKGDEDFSKALKDPLYARIRKALYSDNIPNGNTALELLDLKKDVDQLDEEKINGNGVLELQEFKEETCVSLDERTGDGNGALELQDPIRDAYVQPGQVVQTNVEDKIPEHKDDFGAKDNKIHSEIEEINEDTGDMIESLDENDEKVRDFPANQLVDVPTNKKEVVISSEVRQALGTLEKAISIIRDFGYNLEIRSVPSNTTVKSVGVEDNGQKDRKSSETDRIHGSGRACAESPKKELLEGIFYEHRNSSASHGSRRTSSSLCMREANHNKKIAPASPDDYVETSGEARQVVVRTSVDQKKEDIVTAVHADSVHGKENGKRKRKLPFYCCLYFLPGQVMS; this is encoded by the exons GTGGCCTCAAACCGCAATTCCTACATTTAAGATTGTAGCCTCGGAGTGCGTGCAGAAGGTCAGAGAGGGTGAACAAATATGTCTAGTAAG GATGAAGCTTTCATGGCCATTGTCAGCAAGGGAGGCCCTTATACATTTCTTTGTATTTGAGTACATTCAAGACGGTCTGATAGTAGTGCTTCTAAATTCG ATCTCTGACGTAGATAGTGTTGACAGAAGTACGCATGGGTACTCGAAAGAAGGAATACCACTCCCGCAGGATGTAGTACGAATTGATGTGGTGGGAGGTTTCGCTATCCAGAAAGTTACTGATAATCGTAGCTACTTCAG GACTATAGCAAACATGGATATCAAACTGGACTTGATTCCTCCTTCATTCATCAATTTTGTCTCAAGGCAGCTCGTAGGTGCTGGTTTCAAGCTTTATAAAAAG gaagtagcttcagttacCAAAGGTGACGAAGATTTCAGCAAAGCTCTAAAAGATCCACTATATGCTCGCATACGAAAAGCTCTTTATTCGGATAATATACCTAATGGCAACACGGCTTTGGAACTGCTAGACCTAAAGAAAGATGTGGATCAGCTTGATGAAGAGAAAATTAATGGCAATGGGGTTTTAGAATTGCAAGAGTTCAAGGAAGAAACATGTGTTAGTCTCGATGAACGGACAGGAGATGGAAACGGTGCTTTAGAACTCCAAGATCCAATAAGAGACGCCTATGTTCAACCGGGACAAGTAGTACAAACAAATGTTGAAGATAAAATCCCAGAGCACAAGGATGACTTTGGGGCTAAAGATAACAAAATTCATAGTGAAATTGAGGAAATTAATGAAGACACAGGTGATATGATTGAAAGTTTAGATGAGAATGATGAAAAAGTCCGTGATTTTCCAGCTAATCAACTCGTAGATGTGCCTACCAACAAGAAGGAGGTTGTGATTAGCTCTGAGGTTCGACAAGCTCTGGGAACTTTGGAGAAGGCTATCTCTATCATTAGAGATTTTGGATATAATTTGGAAATTAGGTCCGTTCCCAGCAACACTACTGTTAAGTCTGTCGGTGTAGAGGACAACGGACAGAAAGATAGAAAATCATCAGAAACTGATCGAATTCATGGAAGTGGCAGAGCTTGTGCTGAATCGCCCAAAAAAGAATTGTTAGAGGGGATTTTTTATGAACACAGGAACAGCTCTGCTAGTCATGGTTCCAG GCGTACAAGTTCTAGTTTGTGCATGAGGGAAGCTAACCACAACAAGAAGATTGCTCCTGCATCACCGGATGATTATGTTGAAACCTCTGGCGAAGCACGACAAGTTGTTGTACGTACCTCAGTAGaccaaaagaaggaagataTCGTCACAGCTGTCCATGCAGATAGCGTCCACGGAAAAGAGAAtggtaaaagaaaaagaaagctaCCATTTTACTGCTGCTTGTATTTTCTCCCGGGACAAGTCATGAGTTAA